One Brachybacterium kimchii genomic window carries:
- a CDS encoding TIGR01777 family oxidoreductase, translated as MRIEARTPLDHGVDEALAWHERPGALVRLTPPGMARIEDPDAGGLEVGRRVAVRLGPPLLPTGLSPRWELRHASREDRGSGGTAVHSFVDSQVTGPFRTWRHQHEIAGTGSGSSEIRDRIDLELPGGIGETGGIGADEAAGIGGLPAREARRTIEGMLAFRGEQLRDDLAFHARHAGSPRLVVAIAGASGLIGTQLVALLRTGGHRVIRMVRGPAEGPDEISWDPERGELDPADLEGVDAVVNLAGRPISTRFTARAEREILTSRVHGGDLIARTLARMRGGSGAPDGPGILVQASAIGAYGAQRPGEVLTEDDAFGDDVLARVCEAWEASSAPAARAGVRVVHLRTGIVLSDGGGALLPQIPMFLAGVGGRLAAPDAVLSWITLDDMTRAYAHALGADDLEGPVNAVAPAPVTSRELARTLGRVLHRPSLVPVPGFGPALLLGKEGAKELVRADQDVDASRLLGSGFDPAHTELEQALRHVLRRPMV; from the coding sequence ATGCGCATCGAGGCACGCACCCCGCTGGACCATGGCGTCGACGAGGCCCTCGCCTGGCACGAACGGCCCGGCGCCCTGGTCCGGCTCACGCCGCCCGGCATGGCCAGGATCGAGGACCCGGACGCCGGTGGGCTCGAGGTCGGCAGACGGGTCGCCGTGCGGCTCGGCCCTCCGCTGCTTCCCACGGGGCTCAGCCCCCGCTGGGAGCTGCGGCACGCCTCCCGTGAGGATCGCGGAAGCGGCGGGACGGCCGTCCACTCCTTCGTCGATTCTCAGGTCACCGGGCCATTCCGCACATGGCGGCACCAGCACGAGATCGCCGGGACCGGGTCCGGCAGCTCGGAGATCCGTGACCGCATCGACCTCGAGCTGCCGGGCGGGATCGGCGAGACCGGCGGGATCGGCGCCGACGAGGCAGCCGGCATCGGCGGTCTCCCGGCGCGCGAGGCCCGGCGGACGATCGAGGGCATGCTCGCCTTCCGCGGCGAGCAGCTGCGCGACGACCTCGCCTTCCACGCCCGCCATGCCGGGTCCCCGCGCCTGGTCGTCGCGATCGCCGGTGCCTCCGGGCTCATCGGCACCCAGCTCGTCGCGCTGCTGCGCACCGGCGGCCACCGGGTGATCCGCATGGTCCGCGGGCCCGCCGAGGGCCCCGACGAGATCTCCTGGGACCCCGAGCGCGGCGAGCTCGACCCGGCCGATCTCGAGGGCGTCGACGCCGTCGTGAACCTCGCCGGCCGGCCCATCTCCACGCGCTTCACCGCGCGCGCCGAGCGCGAGATCCTCACGTCGCGCGTGCACGGCGGCGACCTCATCGCCCGCACGCTCGCGCGCATGCGGGGCGGGTCGGGCGCGCCGGACGGCCCCGGGATCCTCGTGCAGGCCAGCGCGATCGGCGCCTACGGCGCCCAGCGGCCGGGCGAGGTGCTCACCGAGGACGACGCCTTCGGCGACGACGTCCTGGCCCGTGTCTGCGAGGCCTGGGAGGCCAGCAGCGCCCCCGCGGCGCGAGCGGGCGTGCGCGTCGTGCACCTGCGCACGGGCATCGTCCTGTCCGACGGGGGAGGGGCGCTGCTCCCGCAGATCCCCATGTTCCTCGCCGGGGTCGGCGGGCGGCTCGCGGCCCCGGACGCCGTGCTCTCCTGGATCACCCTGGACGACATGACCCGTGCCTACGCCCACGCCCTGGGCGCGGACGACCTCGAGGGGCCCGTCAACGCGGTCGCGCCCGCGCCCGTCACCTCGCGGGAGCTCGCCCGCACGCTGGGACGCGTGCTGCACCGGCCCTCGCTCGTGCCGGTCCCCGGCTTCGGACCCGCCCTGCTGCTCGGGAAGGAGGGGGCGAAGGAGCTCGTGCGCGCCGACCAGGACGTCGACGCGTCGCGGCTGCTGGGAAGCGGATTCGACCCCGCCCACACCGAGCTCGAGCAGGCGCTGCGGCACGTGCTGCGTCGGCCGATGGTCTGA